In Pseudomonas sp. MM213, a genomic segment contains:
- a CDS encoding PA0061/PA0062 family lipoprotein gives MRRLLLLLAASAFAGCQSPLPAVDPQMAWVEFSTPFPNDKLLMAERLDKQRLRDGRFFQVTPGSHELVVRFDFEVPGGGGFGVMSGPTERLCYLTINYDHFEAGQRYVLEGRSIAFTPGARLYNAKREIVAEDRASYCLM, from the coding sequence ATGCGCAGGTTATTGCTATTGCTCGCGGCAAGCGCCTTTGCCGGTTGCCAGAGCCCGTTACCGGCGGTCGATCCTCAGATGGCCTGGGTCGAGTTTTCTACGCCATTCCCGAACGATAAGTTGCTGATGGCGGAACGACTGGACAAGCAGCGACTGCGCGACGGGCGTTTCTTCCAGGTGACGCCCGGCAGTCATGAGCTGGTCGTTCGATTCGACTTTGAAGTGCCCGGTGGCGGGGGCTTTGGTGTGATGAGCGGTCCCACGGAACGGTTGTGCTACCTGACCATCAACTACGATCATTTCGAAGCAGGCCAGCGTTATGTGCTGGAAGGCCGTTCGATAGCGTTCACTCCCGGCGCTCGTTTGTACAACGCCAAGCGGGAAATCGTCGCTGAAGACCGAGCGTCCTATTGCCTCATGTGA
- a CDS encoding DUF1161 domain-containing protein, with protein MKRFALAIICSALATSALAAPKDCEELKNEIELKIQANAVPSYTLEIVSKEEAAQHDAAMVVGTCDNDTKAIIYQKNDS; from the coding sequence ATGAAACGTTTTGCCCTGGCGATTATCTGCAGTGCACTGGCCACTTCGGCACTCGCTGCGCCCAAGGATTGCGAAGAACTCAAGAACGAGATCGAACTGAAGATTCAGGCGAATGCCGTGCCCTCCTACACGCTGGAAATCGTGTCGAAGGAAGAGGCCGCCCAGCATGACGCCGCGATGGTCGTCGGCACTTGCGACAACGACACCAAAGCCATCATTTACCAGAAGAACGACAGTTGA
- a CDS encoding PA0061/PA0062 family lipoprotein, with amino-acid sequence MRKMMLTGGLLLLTGCAGFGLPHHDPSQAWIDLDTPQEDTALQALEVDDKASTDKRYFEVQPGSHELTVRYLFPVDPSNIGPDAEPLWRDCQLNVKFNNFNAGEKYQLQAGNIGFRPWAKLYDQQRKVIGQGTPAGCQRT; translated from the coding sequence ATGCGCAAGATGATGCTGACGGGAGGCCTGTTGTTGCTGACAGGCTGTGCAGGATTCGGATTACCCCACCATGATCCGTCTCAAGCGTGGATCGATCTCGATACACCGCAGGAAGACACCGCACTGCAAGCGCTGGAAGTCGATGACAAGGCCTCCACCGACAAGCGCTACTTCGAGGTCCAGCCCGGCAGTCATGAATTGACGGTGCGATATCTGTTCCCGGTCGATCCGAGCAACATCGGGCCGGACGCCGAGCCGCTATGGCGCGATTGCCAACTGAATGTGAAATTCAACAATTTCAACGCGGGTGAGAAATATCAGCTGCAAGCAGGGAATATCGGTTTTCGGCCGTGGGCCAAGCTCTATGACCAACAACGAAAAGTGATAGGCCAAGGCACTCCGGCAGGCTGTCAACGGACCTGA
- the prlC gene encoding oligopeptidase A — MFLPAKVPNVSVNNPLLQSYDLPPFSAIRAEHVQPAIEQILADNRAAIIEILKTQGKQPTWAGLVLAMDELNDRLGAAWSPVSHLNAVCNSPELREAYESCLPALSAYSTELGQNRELFEAFEALANSPEAAGFDVAQKTILEHSLRDFRLSGIDLPEAEQKRYAEVQSKLSELGSRFSNQLLDATQAWTKHVTDEAALAGLTDSAKAQMAAAAQAKDLEGFLITLEFPSYYAVMTYAQDRALREEVYAAYCTRASDQGPNAGQNDNGPVMEEILDLRQELAKLLGFASFSELSLATKMAESSDQVLSFLRDLAKRSKPFAAQDLDQLKAYAAEQGCPDLQSWDSGFYGEKLREQRYSVAQEALRAYFPIDKVLGGLFAIVQRLYGIEIAEQKGFDTWHPDVRLFEIKENGQHVGRFFFDLYARANKRGGAWMDGARDRRRTAEGVLQSPVANLVCNFTPADSGKPALLTHDEVTTLFHEFGHGLHHLLTRVEHAGVSGINGVAWDAVELPSQFMENWCWEPEGLALISGHYETGEPLPQDLLGKMLAAKNFQSGLMMVRQLEFSLFDFELHATHGDGRSVLQVLEGIRDEVSVMRPPAYNRFPNSFAHIFAGGYAAGYYSYKWAEVLSADAFSKFEEDGVLNAETGRAFREAILARGGSQEPMVLFVDFRGRAPSIDALLRHSGLSEDAAA; from the coding sequence ATGTTTCTTCCAGCCAAGGTGCCAAACGTGAGCGTGAACAACCCTCTTTTGCAGTCCTACGACCTGCCGCCGTTCTCGGCGATCCGGGCCGAACACGTGCAACCGGCCATTGAACAGATCCTGGCTGACAACCGCGCCGCGATTATCGAGATCCTCAAAACCCAGGGCAAACAACCAACCTGGGCCGGCCTGGTGCTGGCGATGGACGAACTCAACGATCGCCTCGGCGCTGCCTGGAGCCCGGTCAGTCACCTGAACGCCGTGTGCAACAGCCCCGAATTGCGCGAAGCCTACGAGTCCTGCCTGCCAGCGCTCAGCGCCTACTCCACCGAGCTGGGCCAGAACCGCGAACTGTTCGAGGCCTTCGAAGCCTTGGCCAACAGCCCGGAAGCCGCCGGTTTCGACGTCGCGCAGAAAACTATCCTGGAACACTCCCTGCGTGACTTCCGCCTGTCGGGTATCGACCTGCCAGAAGCCGAGCAGAAACGTTACGCCGAAGTACAAAGCAAGCTCTCCGAACTGGGCAGCCGCTTCTCCAACCAACTGCTCGACGCGACTCAAGCCTGGACCAAGCACGTTACCGACGAAGCCGCCCTCGCCGGCCTGACCGATTCGGCCAAGGCACAAATGGCTGCGGCTGCGCAGGCCAAAGATCTGGAAGGCTTCCTGATCACCCTGGAATTCCCGAGCTACTACGCGGTGATGACCTACGCCCAGGACCGTGCCCTGCGCGAAGAAGTCTACGCCGCCTACTGCACCCGTGCGTCGGACCAAGGCCCGAATGCCGGCCAGAACGATAACGGGCCGGTGATGGAAGAAATCCTCGACCTGCGTCAGGAGCTGGCAAAACTGCTGGGTTTCGCCAGTTTCTCGGAGCTGAGCCTGGCCACCAAGATGGCCGAATCCAGCGATCAGGTGCTCAGCTTCCTGCGCGATCTGGCCAAGCGCAGCAAGCCGTTCGCCGCTCAGGATCTGGACCAGCTCAAGGCTTACGCCGCCGAACAAGGCTGCCCGGACCTGCAAAGCTGGGACAGCGGTTTCTACGGTGAAAAACTCCGCGAACAACGTTACAGCGTTGCCCAGGAAGCCCTGCGCGCTTACTTCCCGATCGACAAAGTGCTGGGCGGCCTGTTCGCCATCGTTCAACGTCTGTACGGCATCGAGATCGCCGAACAGAAAGGCTTCGACACCTGGCACCCGGACGTTCGCCTGTTCGAGATCAAGGAAAACGGCCAGCACGTCGGCCGCTTCTTCTTTGACCTCTACGCCCGCGCCAACAAGCGCGGCGGTGCATGGATGGACGGCGCCCGCGACCGTCGTCGCACGGCCGAGGGCGTGTTGCAAAGCCCGGTGGCCAACCTGGTGTGTAACTTCACCCCGGCCGACAGCGGCAAACCGGCGCTGCTGACCCACGACGAAGTGACCACCCTGTTCCACGAATTCGGTCACGGCCTGCATCACCTGCTGACCCGCGTCGAACACGCCGGCGTATCCGGCATCAACGGCGTGGCGTGGGACGCGGTCGAGTTGCCAAGCCAGTTCATGGAAAACTGGTGCTGGGAGCCGGAAGGCCTGGCGCTGATTTCCGGTCATTACGAAACCGGCGAACCGCTGCCGCAGGACCTGCTGGGCAAAATGCTCGCCGCGAAGAACTTCCAGTCCGGCCTGATGATGGTGCGTCAGCTCGAGTTCTCGCTGTTTGACTTCGAACTGCACGCCACCCACGGCGATGGCCGTAGCGTGCTGCAAGTGCTCGAAGGCATACGCGACGAGGTCTCGGTCATGCGCCCGCCGGCTTACAACCGCTTCCCGAACAGCTTTGCGCACATCTTCGCTGGCGGTTATGCGGCGGGTTACTACAGCTACAAATGGGCTGAAGTACTCTCGGCAGACGCCTTCTCGAAGTTCGAAGAGGACGGCGTGCTCAACGCCGAAACCGGTCGCGCCTTCCGCGAAGCGATCCTCGCGCGCGGTGGTTCGCAGGAGCCGATGGTGCTGTTCGTCGACTTCCGTGGCCGTGCCCCGTCGATTGACGCACTCTTGCGCCACAGCGGCCTGAGTGAGGACGCAGCAGCATGA
- a CDS encoding gamma carbonic anhydrase family protein, with the protein MTLRKYQNHTPLLGKGAFVDSSAVVIGDVEIGDDSSVWPLTVIRGDMHRIRIGARTSVQDGCVLHITHAGPFNPDGFPLLIGDDVTIAHKVMLHGCSVGSRVLIGMGSIVMDGAVVADDVIIGAGSLVPPGKRLDSGFLYVGSPVKQVRPLTDKEKAFFTYSAANYVKLKDLHLAEGYDQL; encoded by the coding sequence GTGACCCTTCGCAAGTATCAGAACCACACGCCGCTGCTGGGCAAAGGCGCTTTTGTCGACAGTTCGGCGGTGGTGATCGGCGACGTCGAAATCGGCGATGACAGCTCCGTTTGGCCGCTGACGGTGATCCGCGGCGACATGCACCGCATCCGCATCGGTGCGCGCACCAGCGTGCAGGACGGCTGTGTGTTGCACATCACCCACGCCGGGCCGTTCAACCCCGATGGCTTTCCGTTGCTGATCGGCGACGACGTGACCATCGCGCACAAAGTCATGCTCCATGGGTGCAGCGTGGGTAGCCGGGTGTTGATCGGCATGGGCAGCATCGTCATGGACGGTGCGGTGGTTGCGGATGATGTGATCATCGGCGCCGGTAGCCTGGTGCCACCGGGCAAACGCCTGGACAGTGGTTTTCTGTATGTGGGGAGTCCGGTGAAACAGGTCCGCCCGCTGACGGACAAGGAAAAAGCCTTTTTCACCTACAGCGCGGCGAATTACGTGAAGCTCAAGGACCTGCATCTGGCCGAAGGCTACGATCAGCTCTGA
- a CDS encoding HAD family hydrolase, with product MHYQTVLFDLDGTLTDPREGITRSIQFALSKLGIEEPDLTKLEHFIGPPLLQAFMQFYDFDEPKAWEAVNFYRERFKVTGLYENRVFDGVTPLLETLGGQGRQLYIATSKPWIFAREIARHFDFAKHFKVIYGSELDGTRTNKVELIAHLMAEEGLDPANTLMIGDRKHDLIGARSNGLDAAAVGYGFGSREELSAEAPTYHFETLDEMHQAFLQR from the coding sequence ATGCATTACCAAACCGTTTTGTTCGACCTCGATGGCACCCTGACCGACCCGCGCGAGGGCATCACCCGTTCGATCCAGTTCGCCCTGAGCAAACTCGGCATCGAAGAACCCGACCTGACCAAGCTTGAACACTTCATCGGCCCGCCGTTGTTGCAGGCGTTCATGCAGTTCTACGACTTCGACGAGCCCAAGGCGTGGGAGGCGGTGAATTTCTATCGCGAGCGCTTCAAGGTCACCGGTCTGTATGAAAACCGCGTGTTCGATGGCGTCACGCCGCTGCTCGAAACCCTCGGCGGGCAAGGGCGTCAGCTGTACATCGCGACCTCCAAGCCGTGGATCTTCGCCCGGGAAATCGCCCGGCACTTCGACTTCGCCAAACACTTCAAGGTGATTTACGGCAGCGAGCTGGATGGCACGCGGACCAACAAAGTCGAGTTGATCGCCCACCTGATGGCGGAAGAAGGCCTGGACCCGGCCAACACCTTGATGATCGGCGACCGCAAACACGACCTGATCGGCGCGCGCAGCAATGGGCTGGATGCGGCAGCGGTGGGTTACGGGTTTGGCAGCCGTGAGGAACTCAGCGCGGAAGCGCCGACCTATCATTTTGAAACGCTGGATGAGATGCATCAGGCGTTTTTGCAGCGCTAG
- a CDS encoding aminopeptidase — translation MIRPLPSLGLLDRVLRVLFPGVLFLLLNGCASVSYYGQLASGQLQLLRAREPVSDVIADPTRDQKLRAHLAQSQKARAFASQQLHLPDNQSYRLYADIGRPFVVWNVFATPEFSLTPQNHCFPVAGCVAYRGYYNQSAARGEAALLRLQGMDVSIGGVEAYSTLGWFNDPIISSMMGWGDERLATLIFHELAHQRFYVKDDTEFNESFATFVEQEGTRQWRAHRGLAPDNGAQAQRRDQFIQLVLDTRSRLEQLYVQPLPAEQMRQRKAAEFERLRAEYRQIRDSQWAGDKRYDAWINAPMNNARLLPFGLYDQWVPAFAALFRQAGGDWVKFYAAVEKLGALEVTERKAALKALAESKISGD, via the coding sequence TTGATCAGGCCGCTTCCAAGCCTTGGGTTACTTGATCGCGTTTTGCGTGTTTTGTTTCCGGGTGTGTTGTTTTTGTTGCTCAACGGTTGCGCCAGCGTCAGCTATTACGGCCAATTGGCCAGCGGCCAGCTGCAATTGCTGCGGGCTCGGGAGCCGGTTTCTGACGTGATTGCCGACCCCACCCGCGATCAAAAGCTGCGTGCGCATCTGGCCCAGTCGCAAAAGGCCCGGGCGTTTGCCAGCCAGCAGCTGCATCTGCCGGATAACCAGAGCTACCGTTTGTACGCCGACATTGGCCGACCGTTCGTAGTCTGGAACGTGTTCGCCACGCCGGAATTTTCCCTGACGCCGCAAAACCACTGCTTTCCCGTCGCCGGTTGCGTCGCTTACCGCGGCTATTACAACCAGAGCGCGGCCCGTGGTGAGGCGGCGTTGCTGCGACTGCAAGGTATGGACGTGTCGATCGGCGGCGTCGAGGCCTATTCGACGCTCGGCTGGTTCAACGATCCGATTATCAGTTCGATGATGGGTTGGGGCGATGAACGGTTGGCAACGCTGATCTTCCATGAACTGGCCCATCAGCGCTTTTATGTGAAGGACGACACGGAGTTCAACGAGTCTTTCGCCACGTTCGTTGAACAGGAAGGCACTCGGCAGTGGCGTGCCCATCGCGGGTTGGCGCCGGACAACGGCGCCCAGGCGCAGCGACGGGATCAGTTCATTCAGCTGGTTCTGGATACGCGCTCGCGACTTGAACAGCTGTATGTCCAGCCGCTACCCGCCGAACAGATGCGCCAACGCAAAGCCGCTGAGTTCGAGCGCCTACGAGCCGAATACCGGCAGATACGCGACAGCCAATGGGCTGGAGATAAACGCTATGACGCGTGGATCAACGCGCCGATGAACAATGCGCGGTTGTTGCCGTTTGGTTTGTACGACCAGTGGGTGCCGGCGTTTGCGGCGTTGTTCCGGCAAGCGGGTGGGGATTGGGTGAAGTTTTATGCGGCGGTGGAGAAGCTTGGTGCTTTGGAGGTTACTGAGCGCAAGGCGGCATTGAAGGCGTTGGCGGAATCGAAAATTTCCGGTGACTGA
- a CDS encoding OsmC family protein gives MAITKKASAHWEGDLKTGIGSISTETGVLREAPYGFKARFEGGKGTNPEELIGAAHAGCFSMAFSMILGDAGLKADSIDTNAEVTLDQVDGGFAITAVKLILKAKIPGATQAQFEELSNKAKEGCPVSKVLNAKISLDATLL, from the coding sequence ATGGCTATTACCAAGAAAGCATCGGCGCATTGGGAAGGTGACCTGAAAACCGGCATCGGCTCGATTTCCACCGAAACCGGTGTTCTCAGAGAAGCGCCCTACGGCTTCAAGGCACGTTTCGAAGGCGGTAAAGGCACTAATCCGGAAGAGCTGATCGGCGCGGCCCACGCCGGTTGTTTCTCCATGGCTTTTTCGATGATTCTCGGCGACGCCGGTCTCAAGGCTGACAGCATCGATACGAATGCCGAGGTCACGCTGGACCAGGTCGACGGAGGGTTTGCGATCACTGCGGTGAAGTTGATCCTGAAGGCGAAAATCCCTGGGGCGACCCAGGCGCAGTTCGAGGAACTGAGCAATAAAGCCAAAGAAGGCTGCCCGGTGTCCAAAGTGCTGAATGCGAAAATCAGCCTGGATGCGACGCTGCTCTAG
- a CDS encoding LLM class flavin-dependent oxidoreductase produces the protein MKRLSDIKFSTLDLVPVRENGSAAQSLRNSLDLAQHVEKFGYNRFWVAEHHNMDGIASSATSVLLGYLAGGTSTIRVGSGGVMLPNHAPLVIAEQFGTLESLYPGRIDLGLGRAPGSDQMTARALRRERSGSADDFPEDVAELVRYLGPRTPDQRIIAMPGTGTNVPVWLLGSSLFSAQLAGERGLPYAFASHFAPRFMHEAIRVYRNHFKPSAVLDKPYVMLGVPLVAADTDEQAEYLATSVYQRILALMRGQSLVQRPPVKTMDGLWLPHEKDAVHDFLGLAMVGSPQKIRAKLDVLIEQTQADELIFTCDLYEHADRVHSYELLAQVMKG, from the coding sequence ATGAAACGACTGTCCGATATCAAGTTCTCGACCCTTGATCTGGTGCCCGTGCGCGAGAACGGCAGCGCGGCCCAGTCGCTGCGCAATTCCCTGGACCTGGCGCAGCACGTCGAAAAATTTGGCTACAACCGCTTCTGGGTGGCCGAGCACCACAACATGGACGGCATCGCCAGCTCCGCGACCTCGGTGTTGCTGGGCTATCTGGCCGGCGGCACGTCGACCATTCGGGTCGGTTCAGGTGGCGTGATGCTGCCCAACCACGCGCCATTGGTGATTGCCGAGCAGTTCGGCACCCTCGAAAGCCTGTATCCGGGCCGGATCGACCTGGGCCTGGGCCGCGCCCCCGGTTCCGATCAGATGACTGCACGCGCCTTGCGTCGTGAGCGTTCCGGCAGTGCCGATGATTTCCCTGAAGATGTGGCGGAGCTGGTGCGCTACCTCGGTCCACGCACGCCAGACCAGCGAATCATCGCCATGCCGGGCACCGGCACCAACGTCCCGGTCTGGTTGTTGGGGTCGAGCCTGTTCAGTGCACAACTGGCAGGTGAGCGCGGTTTGCCCTACGCGTTCGCTTCCCATTTCGCACCGCGCTTCATGCATGAGGCGATTCGCGTCTATCGCAATCACTTCAAGCCTTCAGCGGTATTGGACAAGCCCTACGTGATGCTTGGCGTTCCGCTGGTAGCGGCTGACACCGACGAGCAGGCCGAGTATCTGGCGACATCGGTTTACCAGCGCATCCTCGCGTTGATGCGTGGTCAAAGCCTGGTCCAGCGTCCGCCGGTGAAAACCATGGATGGCCTGTGGCTGCCCCATGAGAAAGACGCGGTGCATGATTTCCTGGGACTGGCGATGGTGGGCAGCCCGCAGAAAATCCGCGCCAAGCTGGACGTATTGATCGAGCAGACCCAGGCAGACGAGCTGATTTTTACCTGCGACCTGTATGAACATGCCGATCGCGTGCATTCCTACGAGCTGCTGGCGCAAGTCATGAAGGGCTGA
- a CDS encoding dodecin, which produces MTDHHTYKKVELVGSSTSSIEDAINNALAEASKSLKYMEWFEVTETRGHIKDGKAAHFQVTLKVGFRIASS; this is translated from the coding sequence ATGACTGACCATCACACTTACAAGAAAGTCGAACTTGTCGGCTCATCCACCAGCAGCATTGAAGACGCCATCAACAACGCGCTGGCCGAAGCCAGTAAAAGTCTCAAGTACATGGAATGGTTCGAAGTGACCGAAACCCGCGGGCACATCAAGGACGGCAAGGCAGCGCACTTCCAGGTGACGCTCAAGGTCGGGTTCCGGATTGCCAGCAGCTAA
- a CDS encoding REP-associated tyrosine transposase, protein MPELKHAHRLRTGRYSESGQIYLLTAVLLNREPLFRDFYNGRLVVDAFRTAEREEFATSLAWVVMPDHFHWLIELQNTQLPKLMARTKSRIAVTLNRSVGRQGPVWQHGYHDRAIRKEEDLQAVARYIVANPLRAGLVEKVGNYPLWDAIWL, encoded by the coding sequence TTGCCGGAGTTAAAACACGCTCACCGATTGCGCACAGGACGATATTCGGAGTCCGGGCAGATTTACCTACTGACAGCGGTGCTTTTGAATCGAGAACCGTTGTTCCGCGACTTCTACAATGGGCGTTTGGTGGTTGATGCTTTTCGAACGGCGGAGCGAGAAGAGTTTGCGACGTCGCTAGCTTGGGTCGTCATGCCTGATCATTTCCATTGGTTGATCGAGCTACAAAATACTCAGCTACCCAAGTTGATGGCTCGGACCAAATCACGCATTGCAGTGACGCTTAATCGTTCAGTTGGCCGCCAAGGTCCGGTTTGGCAGCACGGCTATCATGATCGCGCCATTCGAAAGGAAGAGGACTTGCAGGCGGTTGCTCGCTACATCGTCGCTAACCCGTTGCGTGCGGGTTTGGTTGAGAAGGTAGGGAATTATCCACTGTGGGATGCAATCTGGTTGTGA
- a CDS encoding DUF1161 domain-containing protein, giving the protein MKKFMLAVGLLSLAGAAFADGKPCEELKAEIAAKLDAKGVSGYSLEIVDKGTAAGGKVVGTCEKGTKEIVYKR; this is encoded by the coding sequence ATGAAGAAGTTTATGTTGGCGGTAGGTTTGTTGAGCCTTGCGGGCGCGGCGTTTGCTGACGGCAAGCCATGCGAAGAGCTGAAAGCCGAAATCGCAGCGAAGCTGGATGCCAAAGGCGTTTCTGGCTACTCACTGGAAATCGTTGATAAGGGCACCGCTGCTGGCGGAAAAGTCGTCGGCACCTGTGAGAAAGGCACCAAGGAAATCGTCTACAAACGCTAG